One region of Streptomyces davaonensis JCM 4913 genomic DNA includes:
- a CDS encoding MFS transporter, which translates to MTDYRSTSPEYTARGVAWRRGGVVAALMLGAFTFNTTENLPVGVLPLMADDLGVSLPSVGLLVTGYALTVVVVSLPLAHATRAIPRRHLLTVLLGLLTAASWASALEFVSYGPLLAARATTALAQALFWSVMGPVAVGLYPPERRGRIIGLLSVGGSLATVLGVPAGTWLGGHAGWRTPFAVLGALAVVSLIAIVVLLPTSRPQESHSAYGVTPDRRRFLVVVATTALSVTGVFTAFTYVATFLDEVSGFDEDAVSAVLLAFGAAGLAGVTVTGPLLDRFPRATLAVPVTTQLFALLGLYATGQNKVACVALLMLLGASVGPAFMASQSQVLQVAPGRTESALAANSVAFNVGVALGALLGGAALTGFGVRGAFLVGGLLTAGALAVLSYGRPRLRKSCGSDEPAAATVRTWIRKTHGSPRGNCSET; encoded by the coding sequence ATGACCGACTACCGATCAACTTCCCCTGAGTACACCGCCCGAGGCGTCGCCTGGCGCAGGGGTGGCGTCGTCGCGGCGCTGATGCTGGGCGCGTTCACCTTCAACACCACCGAGAACCTCCCGGTCGGCGTGCTCCCCCTCATGGCCGACGACCTCGGGGTGTCGCTCCCGTCCGTGGGCCTGCTGGTCACCGGGTACGCGCTGACCGTCGTCGTGGTCTCGCTGCCGCTGGCCCACGCCACCCGGGCGATCCCCCGCCGCCACCTCCTCACCGTCCTGCTCGGCCTCCTCACCGCCGCGAGCTGGGCCTCGGCCCTGGAGTTCGTCTCCTACGGCCCACTCCTCGCGGCCCGCGCCACGACCGCGCTCGCCCAGGCGCTGTTCTGGTCGGTGATGGGACCGGTCGCGGTCGGCCTGTACCCGCCCGAGCGGCGCGGCCGGATCATCGGGCTGCTGTCGGTCGGGGGCTCCCTGGCCACGGTGCTCGGTGTGCCGGCCGGGACCTGGCTGGGCGGACACGCGGGCTGGCGCACCCCGTTCGCGGTGCTCGGCGCGCTCGCGGTGGTGTCGCTGATCGCGATCGTCGTGCTGCTGCCGACCTCCCGCCCGCAGGAGAGCCACTCCGCCTACGGTGTCACCCCCGACCGGCGCCGCTTCCTCGTCGTCGTCGCCACCACCGCCCTATCGGTGACGGGCGTGTTCACCGCCTTCACCTACGTCGCCACCTTCCTCGACGAGGTCAGCGGCTTCGACGAGGACGCGGTCAGCGCCGTGCTGCTGGCCTTCGGGGCCGCGGGCCTGGCCGGGGTCACCGTCACCGGACCGCTCCTCGACCGGTTCCCGCGGGCCACGCTCGCCGTACCGGTGACCACCCAGCTGTTCGCCCTGCTCGGCCTGTACGCGACGGGGCAGAACAAGGTGGCGTGTGTGGCCCTGTTGATGCTGCTGGGGGCGTCGGTGGGCCCGGCGTTCATGGCCTCGCAGAGCCAGGTGCTCCAAGTGGCCCCGGGCCGCACCGAATCGGCCCTCGCGGCCAACTCGGTCGCCTTCAACGTGGGCGTGGCCCTGGGCGCCCTCCTCGGCGGCGCCGCGCTCACGGGATTCGGGGTCCGCGGCGCCTTCCTCGTGGGCGGCCTGCTCACGGCCGGGGCGCTCGCGGTGCTCTCGTACGGCCGCCCGAGGCTGCGGAAATCGTGTGGATCCGACGAACCGGCCGCCGCTACGGTCCGCACATGGATACGCAAGACACATGGGTCGCCGCGCGGGAACTGTTCAGAGACCTGA
- a CDS encoding ArsR/SmtB family transcription factor codes for MPLTLDLGTDDLTRCRFAISPLCQTHEALRLLRRPARHGYHRGWLRRVGRTVAGLDLSPLWLFMQPPGRYTPDFLGPPPPEPYPAIEDELARMRATDPSLAHAEMVRSLAGTPGLAASAEGRAALDDPAATVRRLADLTERAWHALLAPDWARHRAVLEADIAHRSRQAADGGLDALLTGLHPGIGWAGHTLTLRMSGDHADAQRADGRGVLLMPSVFVWPDVVSGFARPWQPTVIYPARGMGRLHDTAPPDPPQALARLLGHQRAAVLTGLAVPASTTELAARHGLAPSTVSAHLAVLREAGLLTSRREGHYVLYGRTELGDSLTVTRPAAR; via the coding sequence TTGCCCCTCACCCTGGACCTGGGCACCGACGACCTGACCCGCTGCCGGTTCGCGATCTCACCGCTGTGCCAGACCCACGAGGCGCTACGGCTGCTGCGCCGCCCCGCCCGGCACGGCTACCACCGCGGCTGGCTGCGCCGCGTCGGCCGCACCGTCGCCGGTCTCGACCTGTCGCCGCTGTGGCTGTTCATGCAGCCGCCCGGCCGCTACACCCCCGACTTCCTCGGCCCGCCCCCGCCCGAGCCGTACCCGGCCATCGAGGACGAACTGGCGCGGATGCGGGCCACCGACCCGTCCCTCGCCCATGCCGAGATGGTCCGCTCGCTCGCCGGTACGCCCGGACTGGCCGCGTCCGCCGAGGGGCGCGCGGCGCTCGACGACCCCGCCGCCACCGTCCGGCGCCTGGCCGACCTCACCGAACGCGCCTGGCACGCCCTGCTCGCGCCGGACTGGGCCCGCCACCGCGCCGTGCTGGAAGCCGATATCGCCCACCGCTCCCGGCAGGCGGCGGACGGCGGACTCGACGCGCTGCTCACCGGACTGCACCCGGGCATCGGCTGGGCCGGGCACACGCTCACGCTGCGGATGTCGGGCGACCACGCGGACGCCCAACGCGCCGACGGCCGGGGCGTGTTGCTGATGCCGAGCGTGTTCGTCTGGCCGGACGTGGTCAGCGGCTTCGCCCGCCCCTGGCAGCCCACCGTCATCTACCCGGCGCGCGGCATGGGCCGCCTGCACGACACCGCCCCGCCCGACCCGCCGCAGGCCCTGGCCCGGCTCCTCGGACATCAGCGCGCCGCGGTCCTCACCGGTCTGGCCGTCCCCGCCTCGACCACCGAACTCGCCGCCCGCCACGGCCTCGCCCCCTCCACCGTCTCCGCCCATCTGGCGGTGCTGCGGGAGGCCGGCCTGCTGACCTCGCGGCGTGAAGGGCACTACGTCCTGTACGGGCGGACCGAGTTGGGCGACTCGCTGACGGTCACGCGACCAGCGGCTCGCTGA